The Rhodococcus triatomae genome includes a window with the following:
- a CDS encoding RNA polymerase-binding protein RbpA codes for MADRVLRGSRLGAVSYETDRDHDLAPRRMAKYRCENGEVFDIPFADDAEIPGTWMCRNGLEGTLIEGTAPEAKKVKPPRTHWDMLLERRSTEELDELLKERLDLIKAKRRGA; via the coding sequence ATGGCAGATCGCGTACTTCGAGGTAGCCGGCTCGGAGCGGTGAGCTACGAGACCGACCGCGACCATGATCTCGCGCCCCGCCGGATGGCGAAGTATCGGTGCGAGAACGGTGAGGTCTTCGACATCCCGTTTGCCGACGATGCCGAGATCCCCGGTACCTGGATGTGCCGTAACGGCCTCGAAGGAACCCTCATCGAAGGCACCGCCCCGGAGGCCAAGAAGGTCAAGCCTCCGCGTACCCACTGGGACATGCTGCTCGAACGCCGCAGCACGGAGGAACTGGACGAGTTGCTCAAGGAGCGCCTAGACCTCATCAAGGCGAAGCGCCGCGGGGCCTGA